One genomic region from Vibrio sp. STUT-A11 encodes:
- a CDS encoding Lrp/AsnC family transcriptional regulator → MRLDRYDVKILQILHDNGRITKSHLAEEINLSVSPCWERVKKLEEAGIIEGYGAKVNADVLFKRTSVMVEVSLKEHNAQAFKRFEQLVRHTPEVTDCYATGGGVDYILKVQSEDIDQYQRLIDNWLDSEVGIERYFTYIVTKTIKRDSGNLEFNQNALL, encoded by the coding sequence ATGCGCCTCGATCGCTACGACGTCAAAATTTTACAGATTCTGCACGACAATGGTCGCATTACTAAATCTCATCTTGCAGAAGAAATAAACCTGTCCGTCAGTCCGTGCTGGGAACGGGTTAAAAAGCTCGAAGAAGCGGGCATTATCGAAGGTTATGGCGCAAAGGTGAATGCCGATGTGTTATTTAAACGTACGTCTGTCATGGTCGAGGTTTCACTCAAAGAACACAATGCGCAGGCGTTCAAACGCTTTGAGCAATTGGTCAGGCATACCCCTGAAGTGACCGATTGCTACGCCACAGGCGGCGGAGTTGATTATATTCTCAAGGTTCAATCCGAAGATATCGACCAATACCAAAGGCTTATCGACAACTGGCTGGATTCTGAAGTCGGCATTGAACGCTACTTTACTTATATCGTCACCAAAACCATCAAGCGAGATTCAGGTAATTTAGAGTTCAATCAAAACGCTTTGTTATAA
- a CDS encoding NAD-dependent succinate-semialdehyde dehydrogenase, protein MAALHPFHSNEIKHGDEVKASHDMMAIMEDVRLVRGLAYVNGKWTSGDNFHPVSNPADDTVIGYITRLSQQQLYKAIDDADRAFRQWRQMQAEQRAEILMRWHDLIVQSKPDLARLMVMEQGKTLNDALGEIDYGASFIRWFAEEARRSYGETIPSHIPNAQLSTIREPIGVAALITPWNFPNAMVTRKAAAALAIGCPVIIKPASETPFSSLALAELADRAEFPAGVFNVVTGDASMVSQTLCRSDKVKALSFTGSTRVGKLLLRDAAQTVKKCSMELGGNAPFIVLPDMEVEAAAKAAVDAKFQTAGQDCLAANRIFVPQDKYEPFLAAFAKQMSMIVLGNGLDDKSTMGPLINRAAVDKAHDLVRDALDKGARLVAGYHDAVPGDNFFAPTLLADVTPEMAVYREENFCPVAGVLPYQDLDRVIEMSNDTEYGLAAYVYGHDIRQIWRCMRGLEFGMVSVNSVKMTGHPIPFGGVKQSGLGREGSLHGFEEYSEIKYCCLGALPTVSGS, encoded by the coding sequence ATGGCAGCACTTCACCCGTTTCATAGCAACGAAATCAAACATGGCGACGAAGTTAAAGCTTCACACGACATGATGGCAATCATGGAAGACGTACGCTTAGTCAGAGGGTTAGCGTACGTTAATGGCAAATGGACCAGCGGTGATAACTTCCACCCGGTGAGTAATCCGGCCGATGATACGGTTATCGGTTACATCACCCGACTGTCTCAACAGCAGCTGTATAAAGCCATCGATGATGCTGATCGTGCCTTTCGTCAATGGCGACAAATGCAGGCAGAACAACGCGCTGAAATATTAATGCGCTGGCATGATCTGATTGTGCAATCCAAACCCGATCTTGCCCGCTTAATGGTAATGGAACAAGGCAAAACCTTAAACGATGCACTCGGAGAAATAGATTACGGCGCATCGTTTATCCGTTGGTTTGCTGAAGAAGCGCGTCGTAGCTACGGTGAAACGATTCCCAGCCATATACCCAATGCTCAGCTTTCGACAATACGCGAGCCTATTGGGGTTGCAGCCCTGATTACGCCATGGAATTTCCCCAATGCCATGGTCACGAGAAAAGCGGCCGCCGCATTAGCCATTGGCTGTCCAGTGATCATTAAGCCCGCCAGTGAAACCCCTTTCTCCTCCTTGGCATTGGCGGAATTAGCCGACCGAGCAGAATTTCCAGCAGGCGTATTTAACGTGGTCACTGGTGACGCTTCCATGGTTTCGCAGACGCTATGTCGCTCAGACAAGGTCAAAGCGCTCTCTTTCACTGGCTCCACTCGCGTTGGCAAACTGCTGCTTCGTGACGCTGCCCAAACCGTGAAGAAGTGCAGTATGGAACTGGGTGGCAATGCGCCCTTTATCGTACTACCGGATATGGAAGTTGAAGCCGCAGCCAAAGCAGCCGTAGACGCGAAATTCCAAACCGCCGGACAAGATTGTTTGGCCGCCAACCGAATTTTTGTGCCACAGGATAAATACGAGCCGTTCTTAGCAGCGTTTGCCAAACAGATGAGCATGATTGTGTTGGGGAACGGCTTAGACGACAAATCCACGATGGGACCGCTGATCAATCGAGCCGCTGTAGACAAAGCCCATGACCTCGTCCGTGACGCGCTGGATAAAGGTGCAAGATTAGTCGCGGGTTACCACGACGCAGTTCCGGGCGATAACTTCTTCGCTCCGACTCTACTCGCCGATGTAACGCCAGAAATGGCCGTGTACCGTGAAGAGAACTTTTGCCCGGTCGCAGGCGTGCTTCCTTATCAAGATTTAGACCGCGTTATAGAAATGAGTAACGACACCGAATATGGTCTTGCTGCCTATGTTTATGGCCATGATATTCGCCAAATCTGGCGATGTATGCGTGGGTTAGAGTTTGGCATGGTAAGCGTAAACTCCGTCAAGATGACTGGTCATCCAATCCCCTTTGGCGGCGTAAAACAGTCCGGATTAGGACGGGAGGGAAGCCTTCACGGCTTTGAAGAATACAGCGAGATTAAATATTGCTGCTTAGGTGCATTACCGACAGTCAGTGGCAGTTGA
- the hxpB gene encoding hexitol phosphatase HxpB, which yields MIDTIIFDMDGVLVDSEPFWRKAKVNAVARFGGQITEQLAYQSTGLRIDEIANYWIRYCDLDPKCASDLADTILVEVIGQIKAHGQLLPGVKESLDLLAKTDLKIGLASSSPLRLIEAVLETFEIGKYFSIYVSAEHLPYGKPHPQVYMGAAVKLNAEPYNCLAIEDSVNGLIAAKAAGMTAICVPEPGQEMNPRFGIADIKLTSLEDFSTSKEVVKLLGKSIA from the coding sequence TTGATAGATACAATTATTTTTGATATGGACGGAGTGCTTGTTGATTCCGAACCTTTCTGGCGTAAGGCAAAAGTCAATGCAGTTGCCCGTTTTGGTGGACAGATTACCGAACAGCTCGCTTATCAGAGTACTGGCCTGCGCATTGACGAAATTGCTAATTACTGGATTCGCTACTGCGATTTGGACCCGAAGTGCGCGTCCGATCTTGCGGATACCATTTTGGTGGAAGTGATAGGACAAATTAAAGCACATGGTCAATTGCTTCCTGGTGTAAAGGAATCTCTGGATTTATTGGCTAAGACTGATTTGAAAATAGGCTTGGCTTCATCTTCGCCATTGCGTCTAATCGAAGCGGTTCTGGAAACATTTGAAATCGGTAAGTACTTCTCGATTTATGTTTCCGCGGAGCATTTGCCGTATGGAAAACCGCATCCACAGGTGTATATGGGCGCGGCCGTTAAATTGAATGCTGAACCTTATAATTGTCTGGCGATTGAAGACTCCGTCAACGGTTTGATTGCGGCGAAGGCTGCTGGCATGACTGCTATCTGTGTCCCTGAGCCAGGGCAAGAAATGAATCCGCGCTTTGGTATCGCTGATATCAAACTGACTTCTCTTGAAGATTTTTCTACGTCCAAAGAGGTGGTTAAACTTCTCGGTAAATCGATAGCCTGA
- a CDS encoding 6-phospho-beta-glucosidase, translated as MSSIFPENFLWGGAVAAHQVEGGWDRDGKGPSIVDVLSGGDVNTQRKITDGVLEGYHYPNHEATAFYDHYKGDVALLAEMGFKCFRTSIYWPRIFPKGDELVPNEAGLQYYDDLFDELLKHGIEPVITLSHFEMPLHLSKEYGGFKDRRVVDFFVRYAETVMRRYKNKVKYWMTFNEINNQRDLHLPLWGYSNSGVDYTIEENPEECMYQVVHHEMVASAKVVKLGHEINPDFQIGCMVAWVPIYPYSCNPDDVMLAQEAMRNRFFFSDVHMRGEYPAYTLKAWERKGYNIKMEPGDLEILKEGVCDYVGFSYYMSVAVKADAEETTEGSMSGFTGSVKNPHVQASEWGWQIDPVGLRYSLCELYERYNKPLFIVENGFGAIDKVEENGEINDDYRIDYLKAHIEEMQKAVNYDGVDLMGYTPWGCIDCVSYGTGEYRKRYGFIHVDRHDDGTGTMERSRKKSFYWYQGVISSNGDKL; from the coding sequence ATGAGTAGTATTTTTCCGGAAAACTTTTTATGGGGCGGCGCAGTTGCAGCTCACCAAGTTGAAGGTGGTTGGGACCGAGATGGTAAAGGCCCGAGTATTGTTGATGTGTTGTCCGGTGGTGATGTTAACACCCAGCGCAAAATTACCGACGGTGTGTTGGAGGGTTATCACTACCCTAACCACGAGGCTACTGCGTTTTACGATCACTACAAGGGTGATGTTGCACTGCTGGCTGAGATGGGCTTCAAATGTTTCCGTACGTCAATCTACTGGCCACGTATTTTCCCTAAAGGTGACGAGTTAGTACCAAACGAAGCAGGTTTACAGTACTACGATGACTTGTTCGATGAGTTATTGAAACACGGTATTGAGCCAGTTATTACCTTATCTCACTTTGAAATGCCGCTGCATTTGTCGAAAGAATACGGGGGCTTTAAAGATCGTCGTGTGGTCGATTTCTTTGTTCGCTACGCAGAAACTGTTATGCGTCGTTACAAAAACAAAGTGAAATACTGGATGACGTTTAACGAGATCAACAACCAACGCGATTTGCATTTACCTCTGTGGGGCTACTCAAACTCAGGCGTAGATTACACGATTGAGGAAAATCCAGAAGAATGTATGTACCAGGTGGTTCACCATGAAATGGTAGCCAGTGCAAAAGTGGTCAAGTTAGGTCATGAGATCAACCCGGACTTCCAAATTGGCTGTATGGTTGCGTGGGTACCAATTTATCCATATTCGTGTAATCCGGATGATGTCATGCTGGCTCAAGAAGCAATGCGTAACCGTTTCTTCTTTAGTGATGTCCATATGCGTGGTGAATACCCAGCCTACACCCTGAAAGCCTGGGAACGTAAAGGCTACAACATCAAGATGGAACCAGGCGATCTGGAAATCTTAAAAGAAGGCGTCTGCGATTATGTCGGGTTCAGCTACTACATGTCGGTAGCGGTAAAAGCCGATGCGGAAGAAACAACAGAAGGCTCAATGAGTGGCTTTACCGGCAGCGTGAAGAACCCTCACGTTCAAGCCTCTGAATGGGGTTGGCAGATTGATCCTGTCGGCTTGCGTTACTCACTCTGCGAACTGTATGAGCGCTACAACAAGCCATTATTCATTGTAGAAAATGGTTTTGGCGCGATAGACAAGGTCGAAGAGAACGGCGAAATCAACGATGACTACCGAATCGACTACCTGAAAGCGCATATTGAAGAAATGCAGAAAGCCGTTAATTACGATGGCGTTGATCTGATGGGTTACACCCCTTGGGGCTGTATCGATTGTGTCTCTTATGGTACGGGTGAATACCGTAAACGCTATGGCTTTATCCATGTTGATCGCCACGACGATGGCACTGGTACCATGGAGCGTAGCCGTAAGAAGAGTTTCTACTGGTACCAAGGCGTCATCAGCAGCAACGGTGACAAACTGTAA
- a CDS encoding LacI family DNA-binding transcriptional regulator, with amino-acid sequence MATIKDVCKAAGVSKATVSRVINGSEYVKDQTRESVLAAMKSLGYQPNAFARALATNSYNTFGLILPHFESHYFSSMLTEAALDMQKADKKLFVMNSSDNAEGEEDAVRSLNAHNCDAILVYSRHLSEQQLSTLQQEIKTQLIVINRALDDEKLFSFGFDQEQVARLATNYLLDIGHKHVACITTPMSSSTGHKRLSAYKEALKEHGVEVVDSLILEGESTTKSGYDATIKLIDSGTPFSAIFSCTDSMAIGAIRALHDRGIKVPEDISVIGIDGDPTADYIVPRLSTVTLPVSELTRDAVTTALTLNNEQQTKQKHFQYQGSLQIKESTQKVS; translated from the coding sequence ATGGCGACAATCAAAGACGTATGTAAAGCTGCAGGTGTATCGAAAGCGACCGTATCTAGAGTTATTAATGGAAGCGAATATGTTAAAGATCAGACCCGTGAGTCTGTATTAGCAGCAATGAAATCTTTAGGTTATCAACCTAATGCTTTTGCCCGCGCTCTGGCGACAAACAGCTACAATACATTCGGTTTAATTCTTCCTCATTTTGAAAGCCACTATTTTAGTTCCATGCTGACCGAAGCCGCACTGGATATGCAAAAAGCAGACAAGAAGTTATTTGTTATGAACAGTAGCGACAATGCAGAAGGGGAAGAAGACGCGGTTCGCTCGCTGAATGCCCATAACTGTGATGCCATTCTTGTTTATAGCCGCCATTTGTCCGAGCAGCAGCTTTCTACTCTTCAACAGGAAATCAAAACCCAGCTTATCGTTATCAACCGTGCTTTGGATGATGAGAAATTATTTAGTTTCGGTTTTGACCAAGAACAAGTCGCTCGCCTTGCAACCAACTACCTTTTGGACATTGGCCATAAACACGTCGCCTGTATAACTACACCAATGTCCAGCAGTACCGGTCATAAACGTCTTTCTGCCTACAAAGAAGCCCTGAAAGAGCATGGTGTCGAGGTCGTAGACTCACTTATTTTGGAAGGTGAGAGCACCACCAAAAGTGGTTATGACGCAACGATCAAACTCATTGATAGTGGCACACCTTTTAGCGCTATTTTTTCTTGTACCGACTCAATGGCCATCGGAGCTATCCGCGCATTGCATGATAGAGGCATAAAGGTTCCGGAAGATATCTCCGTCATCGGTATTGATGGCGATCCAACTGCCGATTATATCGTGCCACGCCTGTCTACCGTTACACTACCAGTTTCGGAGCTAACCCGAGATGCTGTCACCACGGCACTCACGCTTAATAATGAGCAACAAACTAAGCAAAAACACTTCCAGTATCAGGGCTCATTGCAAATAAAAGAATCCACTCAAAAAGTGAGCTAA
- the doeB gene encoding N(2)-acetyl-L-2,4-diaminobutanoate deacetylase DoeB: MQNSSITATVDFDREGTQHGFLTLPHSHDDSAWGSIMIPITVIKNGPGPTSLLTGGNHGDEYEGITSLLKLSSSLQPEQIRGRVIVVPMMNLPAVQNASRTSPIDKGNLNRSFPGNPVGTTTEKIADYFTRYLVPLCDFALDIHSGGKTLDIVPFAAAHRLDNPQQEEACILGAKLFGAPYTMIMLEMDATSLYDTAVESQDKVFVTTELRGGGTSTPQTIQFADRGIRNFLRFAGNLPGEYESPLQLTQLLDMPDADCYVQSQHKGITEYLFELGDIIEQGDVIVRIYSIERTGEAPIEYQAERDGIFAARRFPAMVNIGDTLAVIAKDCGKFI; the protein is encoded by the coding sequence ATGCAAAATAGCTCGATCACAGCCACCGTAGACTTTGACCGAGAAGGAACTCAACACGGATTTCTAACCCTCCCTCATTCCCATGACGATTCCGCATGGGGAAGCATTATGATCCCAATAACGGTGATTAAAAATGGCCCGGGTCCAACATCATTACTGACAGGGGGCAACCATGGTGACGAATATGAAGGGATCACCAGCCTCTTAAAGCTATCGAGTTCACTACAGCCGGAACAAATACGCGGCCGCGTCATTGTTGTACCAATGATGAATTTGCCAGCGGTTCAGAATGCCTCTCGTACTTCCCCTATCGACAAAGGCAACTTAAACCGAAGTTTTCCCGGCAACCCAGTAGGGACCACAACGGAAAAGATCGCCGATTATTTTACTCGTTATCTGGTACCTCTATGCGACTTCGCCCTGGACATTCACTCAGGGGGGAAAACGTTAGATATCGTCCCTTTTGCTGCCGCGCATCGCTTAGATAATCCACAACAGGAAGAAGCCTGCATACTGGGAGCGAAACTGTTTGGTGCCCCTTATACCATGATCATGCTCGAAATGGATGCCACCAGCTTGTATGACACCGCCGTTGAATCTCAGGACAAAGTGTTCGTTACAACAGAGCTTCGAGGGGGCGGAACCAGTACGCCACAAACTATTCAGTTTGCAGACCGCGGTATTCGCAACTTTTTGCGCTTTGCCGGCAACCTGCCCGGAGAATATGAGTCCCCCCTTCAGCTAACCCAATTACTCGATATGCCCGATGCAGACTGCTACGTGCAAAGTCAGCATAAAGGTATCACAGAGTACCTGTTTGAGCTTGGAGACATCATTGAGCAAGGCGATGTTATTGTCAGAATCTACTCCATCGAACGCACCGGCGAAGCGCCAATAGAATATCAAGCAGAGCGAGACGGTATTTTCGCCGCACGCCGTTTTCCTGCTATGGTGAATATTGGAGACACGCTCGCTGTCATTGCGAAGGATTGTGGCAAGTTCATTTAA
- the doeA gene encoding ectoine hydrolase DoeA (DoeA (degradation of ectoine A) is also called EutD (ectoine utilization D).), with protein MRGITMHFTLEEFQERLSKVRQSMLERELDVLIIHDPSNMSWLTGYDGWSFYVPQCVIVGPEGEPIWYGRYHDANGAYRTAYMSAENIASYPDHYVMNPPLHPMDYLVESVLTPRCWDRGRIGVEKDNYYFSATAYESLIDHLPNAQLLDATGLVNWCRAVKSDQELSYMYRAARIVENMHRVAFDMIEPGLPKHHLVAEINRQAVLGHEEHFGDYTAIVPLLPSGADASAPHLTWDDRPFKKGEGTFFEIAGAHRRYHCPLSRTIFLGEPDDKFKRADEALTRGLEAGLEAAKPGNTCADIANALNKVLDKAGFSREGARCGYPIGLSYPPDWGERTMSLRDTDKTVLKEGMTFHFMPGLWFKDWGLETTESIVITRLGAKTLCDFPRHLFIKH; from the coding sequence ATGAGAGGCATTACTATGCATTTTACGTTGGAGGAATTCCAAGAACGTTTATCTAAAGTTCGACAATCGATGCTCGAACGAGAATTAGATGTACTCATCATTCATGACCCATCCAACATGTCTTGGTTGACCGGGTACGATGGATGGTCTTTTTATGTGCCACAGTGTGTGATAGTAGGTCCTGAAGGAGAACCTATCTGGTATGGACGCTACCACGACGCAAACGGCGCTTATCGAACCGCGTATATGTCGGCAGAAAACATCGCCTCCTACCCCGATCACTATGTGATGAACCCACCTCTGCATCCAATGGATTATCTGGTTGAGTCTGTGTTGACGCCCCGCTGCTGGGACCGTGGACGCATTGGTGTAGAAAAGGACAACTATTACTTCAGTGCGACCGCTTACGAATCGTTGATTGACCATTTGCCGAATGCGCAGTTACTCGATGCCACTGGTTTGGTTAACTGGTGTCGGGCGGTAAAGTCAGATCAAGAATTATCTTATATGTACCGCGCTGCGCGTATTGTAGAAAACATGCACCGTGTCGCGTTTGACATGATAGAACCGGGCTTACCTAAACATCATCTGGTTGCAGAAATAAACCGTCAGGCCGTCCTTGGCCACGAAGAACATTTTGGTGATTACACTGCTATTGTTCCGCTATTGCCTTCAGGTGCTGATGCATCTGCGCCACACTTAACGTGGGACGACAGACCGTTCAAAAAAGGAGAAGGGACTTTCTTTGAGATCGCAGGGGCGCACAGGCGTTACCACTGCCCTCTCTCCCGCACCATTTTCTTGGGTGAACCTGACGATAAATTTAAACGCGCAGATGAAGCACTGACTCGCGGGCTTGAGGCTGGCTTAGAGGCTGCAAAACCGGGAAATACTTGTGCTGATATTGCCAATGCGTTGAATAAGGTTCTCGATAAAGCAGGCTTTTCTCGCGAGGGTGCACGCTGCGGTTATCCGATTGGCCTGAGTTATCCACCCGATTGGGGCGAACGGACCATGAGTCTTCGCGACACCGACAAAACCGTTCTAAAAGAGGGCATGACGTTCCACTTTATGCCCGGCCTATGGTTTAAAGACTGGGGATTAGAGACGACTGAGAGTATTGTCATCACCCGACTTGGCGCGAAAACTCTGTGCGACTTTCCGCGCCATTTGTTTATTAAACATTAA